From Panthera uncia isolate 11264 chromosome D3 unlocalized genomic scaffold, Puncia_PCG_1.0 HiC_scaffold_8, whole genome shotgun sequence:
CTGATAtcaacttgttttcttttcagtaagTGTGGACCTTTGTGTAGAAGAGAGAGCATCATGGTGGCCTTCAAAGGGGTCTGGACTCAAGCTTTCTGGAAGGCAGTCACAGCGGAATTTCTGGCCATGCTTATCTTTGTTCTCCTCAGCCTGGGATCCACCATCAACTGGGGTGGAACGGAAAAGCCCTTACCTGTCGACATGGTTCTCATCTCCCTTTGCTTTGGGCTCAGCATTGCAACTATGGTACAGTGCTTTGGCCACATCAGCGGTGGCCACATCAACCCTGCTGTGACAGTGGCCATGGTGTGCACCAGGAAGATTAGCATCGCCAAGTCTGTCTTCTACGTCGCCGCACAGTGCCTGGGCGCCATCATCGGAGCTGGGATTCTCTACCTCGTCACACCTCCCAGTGTGGTGGGGGGCTTGGGGGTCACCACGGTAGCATCTTTAGCTCTCATTTTCAAACTAGGATTCCAAGCTTCTTGCAGACTCTGCTAAATGCCACCCCGGTGGCCTGAGAGACTTTTCTAAAATTGCAAATTTATTCCCAGGGAATTTCTGACGATTCTTGACAGGGGGGAAACTGACCCCAGCAACATTGAGCGTATCCATATATTATCATCGTTTGCTATATGGAGTGACTTCAATATTATTAAGTCTAGGTGACACAAAAatggtgttgtttttttcctctctctcgcTCCCATCCCCGTGACTATACTAGACTATATATTTAGCTTAAGGAATTTTTATTACAGCCATTGGTTGGCTCACTAAATTTTGTTTCTGGTCATGTTCGTGAGACTTAAAATGATCTACATCAAGgaccacacttaaaaaaataaattggcattTGATCCTAGTTTTGTTCTTAACTGATTAGGAGTATCAGTTGTTAGCTCAGCACCAGATTGATTTAAAAACCGCAcacagtttaaattttaattgaaatatatattaattaatttaaacctAATTAATGGATTTAATCATTGCCTTATAAAATTACAAGACTCTCAAGAAACTCCTTTATAAGTTAAGTGCAGCAGTGGcacattttgcttcttttgtagAAAAGGACATTCAGCACAAATTCCCGCTTGGTCACTGTAAGAGTAATTAATTATCTGTGATGGCCCAAAATGAGTggaaatttattcctttttttttttggatgcagccggttggggggtgggggcgggtgtcTCACTCGTGGGGTAGAATAGATGACTCAAATTAACCATTGCTTTTTCCAGTGATGAAATATGCCTTTCACAATAATATGTTCTCATAGAAAATGTAATCATGCTTCAATTCAGATAgagcatttttctctttctaggtTCATGGAAGTCTTTCTGCTGGTCACGGTCTCCTGGTGGAGTTGATAATCACATTTCAGCTGGTGTTTACTATTTTTGCCAGCTGTGATTCCAAACGGACTGATGTCACTGGTTCAGTAGCTTTAGCAATTGGATTTTCTGTGGCAATTGGACATTTATTTGCAGTAAGTTTCCAAGTCCATTTAAATAATTGATTCATTTCATTTATCGTCACCCTAGAGCTGGCCTGAAGATATTGTGTTTTACAGCTGTAGTTCTTTAGTATCCAGCCACGTCTGTCCACGTTAGGTGATGATTTTGCTAACTTTATGATGAGAAGGTTGATATGGCTGCTAACGTCTTGACAGTTCCTCTAACTGACTTGGCAAATGGTAGCAAATTGCAATGAATGCTTCCTGTTACTAGCCCTGTTTCAGCAATGTCTGAAGTTgtcgttttttgttgttgttgttttccctatAGATCAATTACACTGGTGCCAGCATGAACCCTGCCAGATCCTTTGGACCTGCGGTTATCATGGGAAATTGGGAAAACCACTGGGTAACCATCATGTCGATAGTACCTGTCCTCCTGCAGTTAACAATTGCCCAtgtagctcttttttttctttgcccactAGCTTTCTTACTTCCTCTCAaccttgaccccccccccctccactttATTACATCTTTCGTAAAGACCAGGGAGAGACGAGCACATATCTACGGTAGAACATCTCACCTTATATCTGTCCTGGGTCTTCAGTAATAgcctttctttttatatataagcACTGCTCTGGGCACCGTATCTGATTGAAGCAGAATACATTGTGCATGGAGGCTGCCAATGTGGAACAAGTGAAAATCAGGATAGTGTGGTGAATATAGTGTTTAAGTAATTGAATGTAAAGCCTTCCTGGCAATGACAAAATATATACctaccaagaaataaaaaaaaaaaaaaagaagaagaagaagaggaaagaaatgcttAAAAGCAATGCCCAGAGCAAAAATATTTATCGTTTTTGTTTACAAAAGCATGGACCCAATTAATAGTATGTGAGTTGGGAGCACTTGAACTACAGATGGAGAGGACTAGATGTTGCAAATGTTTATGCTATTATCACCGTAACTGTACCTGGACACACAAATGACTTTAGAAGAGGCACACTTTCCAGTCTCACTGGCTAACCTACTTAATAATGCGGTGGCAGCGCTTCCAGAGAGCAGTgatatccatttttaaatatcacaatcaattttatttcaattgttTCTTACAACACAGGCATTTAAATCCCTTAAATGAATAATGCAGCAGTTTTAAGGCCACTCACATGCCAACTTCTAATAACCAATACAAATATGAGATATGGGACTTATGTCTGCCAGCCTCAAATAAGGTTAACTCCCGTTGTCACTTATGTGTTGTGAATGCTATTTCGcaacttttagttttaattcatGACCATAACAACATGTCACTCGTGTTTGAATCTCATTCATACAGCGGTTATTGACCCAGTTACATCCACTCAACCATAGTGCACATTGCCAATAAGAGGATATGGCACCATTACTAGGGGCACTGACAGTGAAGAAAAGGGTActgagtctttaaaaataatttcaatcgTGAAAGAACGAGCATCAGAGTTCAAAGCAAGATTTTGCACCCAGCTATACAATGAATGTCAGTAATACCATCCATGAGATTGGTCATTTTGCCACTGATGTTTCCATTTATGTCTCAAAATGTTTGCCACATTGACATGAGTGGAACATTTTAATGGACAGCATATAGTTAATTATGGTAGAAGTACAATTGGAAGTTCAACTTCTTACattcaaactttttttgtaattaaaatttagaaaaatagcaacttttaattttatggatgaggactttaaaatgggggtgaaatgtatgtttttaatgatTACCTACTGGTTGTGGTAAGCTAGCTAAAATTCAAATAGTGGGAAACTTTTTACCTTGTTGACTGAATGAAATGTTTCCCCTTATTGCAGAGCTATTTTATAACAAACTTAATCCTACTGAACATGAATGTCCGTTCTGTAGCAATAATTGTGTGAATTTTAGAACTAATTTACAACATATTTGcagattgattgattggttgatagACTAGAataacatcaaaatattaatGGTGAATTTTCTAGGTAGTGTAATGACATTGTTTTAGTTTTCATCTTGATACTTTACATAACATCTatatttatagcaataaaaattatttacctttatacattttgagagtcattttaaagtacattttgactttgttttgGAATAGCAACTTGAAACTGAGATTTGCTCTTTTTGGAGAGCATGTGGCCAGATGTATTCTTCATAGGTGTTTGGGGAATGCATCATAATTATTTAGCAGACCCTTGTTTCCCTTGTGGGAGTTGTAGCATGTGGAATAGACCATCTGTAATGAGCTCTTACCAAAGGAACAGAGAGCAAAGACATTTAGAGGAGGGctctcatttctcctttgaaaGGGCAACTCTTACATGGTTTCTTTCTGTTCAAGATAGGAGCTTGGTGCTCACAACCACTCTACCAGTATTTTCCACGTTAAGTATATGTGCTCATCTCCAGCTTAAATTTTGAATTGTCTTTAGATTTTGCAATGAGGATGCTAAATGGAATTAACTTCCAGAAAGTGTCTTAAGCCAGAAAAgcatttctcctatttttttcaaACGAGATAAGTGCAGTATCATGGAAAACAGTGCAATAGTTCAAAAGAGAGGTTTGAAATCACAAAGACCTCAAATCCCAGTTCAAGCACTTGTTAGGCATGAACTCCTAAGCAAGCTTCTTATCTGCTCAGGGTGTCAGTTTTCTTACTCATAAaagagggataataataatatctacctcaaagGTTGCTGTTTGAATTATGTGAGTTAATACAAGAAAGTGCTAAGTACAACCGGCTCAATAAACAAGGTTTCTGTTGCCTAATTGAATCTGTTGAATGAGTGTCAAATATTCTGCAGCATATACGTGCTCTAAAGCAAATGTTGAAGTTTACCAAAACTCAAAACTGAGTTTTTTCTAGATACAGTAACGATACGATAAAAAGCTTCCATGTTGGATTAAAAATCCTATGGAATTGCTAAGCCTCAACTAACCACCATCCATAAACTCAGTACTGGTTtctttgtttgtgtatttatttatttatttatttatttttgaaagaaagagagctcaagagcaggggaggggcagagagagagagggaaagagagaatcccaagtaggttcactgcagtcagcatggaacccgacacaggactcaatcccacagaccatgagatcatgacctgagccaaaatcaagagtcaaacgctgagccaactgagccacccagatgccccaaagagaCAAGGTGGGATTTTTTGCACCAAGTGACCATGGTAAGAACCATGAGGATGAAAGTGCTCTGCAAGAAGAGTAATGAACAAACCATGAGGTTTTCAATTAAATCAAATCATCAGATTTTAGGGAGGAAAAGCATGTAAAAAACACAGGGTGCCtcggtgactcggttggttaagcctctgactttggctcaggtcatgatctcaaagcttgtgagttcaagccctgcgtcaggctctgtgctgacagcttggagtctggagcctgcttcctattctgtgtgtgtctctctctctgcccctcccccacttgcactctatctgtctctcaaaaatgaataaacgttaaaaaaaatttttttaaagaaagaaaagcatgtaacaaacagaaaatgacttATCCCCAGCCTGTTCACACACAACTTTGAATTGCCTAGGAAGCATGGAATGAAGCCGGTTGCTATGAAATTAGAACCACCAAATACTTTACAAGTAttgtttcaatttaatttttacagtCTATGAAGTACGTATTATTACAattcccactttgcagatgaggaaattaaggtttAAGAAGTCAAGTAATTGACACAAAAACTGACCAAATTACTAAGcggtggagctgggattccatTTATCATGCTTCACTGAATAACTAAAGCTCAACTGATAAAAGCTGTATATTGGTCACAATTATGCAGAAAGCCAATGTATGATggcaatattaagaaaataagataactctctagaaatttttttctattttacttgaAGAATTCTTTGCATCTACTGAGTGTGCAGTACCACCAAAGAGGAGCTATCTTttcttaatatgttttttaatgtttctttatttctttcgaGAGACagcgcatgcacatgcatgtgggcgagggggaggggcagagggatggagaaggagaatcccaagcaggctccgtgctgtgagcagagcccgatgtctgagctgagaccaagagtcagatgcttaactgactgagccacccagacgcccctaaagaAGAGCTATCTTGACTTTAAGGACtctcagaaaatggaaagaaagtaattagtgaaagcaagaaaagagaaaaccgTCTCCTTGTTTTCTGTTCAAATGCTATTTAGCAGTTTATGGATCTCTGGTGTGCATTTGATGTATTCTCTTATAGTGTTTCCAATTCTGCTTTCTTCCACACgacacatttgttttcttaatgtaaaCCAGCTAAGCTCTCTATTCACGAGTCGTTCAAAGGAATAGTTTTACTCCATGCTCATTCTATAATGCTTCCATCTTTTCCTCCAGATATATTGGGTTGGACCAATAATAGGAGCTGTCCTCGCCGGTGGGCTTTACGAGTATGTCTTCTGTCCAGATGTTGAACTCAAACGTCGTTTTAAAGAAGCCTTCAGCAAAGCTGCCCAGCAAACAAAGGGGAGTTACATGGAAGTGGAGGACAACAGGAGTCAGGTAGAGACTGATGACCTGATCCTAAAACCTGGAGTAGTGCACGTGATTGACATTGAccggggagaggagaagaaggggaaagacCCGTCCGGAGAGGTGTTGTCTTCAGTATGACTAGAAGATGGCACTGAAAGCAGACAAGAACACTTAGAACTGTCCTCAGATTTCCTTCCACCCATTAAGGAAACAGATTTGTTATAAATTAGACATGCGCAGGGTCATTGTTTCTTGCCTCATTATTCAGTCTAGACAAGAAATGTTTCACTATTCTACCAAGGAGGAATGGAAGAAACCTATTGTGAATTCCAAATCTAAAAAAAGAGGTCTTTTTAAAGTGTCCCCAAAGCAAATAGGCATCTAGTTTATCTTGTTGCCATTCATTAATTATCAGTTTAAAATGAGTATCAAGATTTGGTTAAGTCTTGCCTGACAGAACTTATAGACATACCTATCAGCTTATTCCTCCTCTACCATGAAACCGGTATTCGTCAATCCTCGTCTGAGTGTTTTTTCCAGTACGCCAAAACAATGTGCCACAGAATTGTGCACATTCAACAGAGGAAATATAACAAGCTCTTTTGTGGGCAGCCCCCTCTTAAAAACTACCTCGGCGAAAGAATATTAACAAGGGTCATTGCTAatgaattatttccatttatatttcaaataccCAGCTTTCAACCTGAACTCTAATTCATaatattccttcctcttcttcagtGCCCAGGGTAATGTGGAAAGCCCAGAAATTTGAGGAATGTTCGGAAaccctttatattttttagttttttctaataaaatatccAAATCGTAAGAAATACCTATTAAGATTCAGGACAAACAGACTCATAAGATCTTATGCGAGTGGAGGAAAAATTACcattataaaaaaatcataaggaaagagGCAATCCATATTCTGGAATCAAAGAGTTGATCTGTTTTCAGTGCACATCCTCAAATACACCACATGAGGTTAACGATCTATGCTTTTAACTACTTAAccattttgct
This genomic window contains:
- the AQP4 gene encoding aquaporin-4; this translates as MVAFKGVWTQAFWKAVTAEFLAMLIFVLLSLGSTINWGGTEKPLPVDMVLISLCFGLSIATMVQCFGHISGGHINPAVTVAMVCTRKISIAKSVFYVAAQCLGAIIGAGILYLVTPPSVVGGLGVTTVHGSLSAGHGLLVELIITFQLVFTIFASCDSKRTDVTGSVALAIGFSVAIGHLFAINYTGASMNPARSFGPAVIMGNWENHWIYWVGPIIGAVLAGGLYEYVFCPDVELKRRFKEAFSKAAQQTKGSYMEVEDNRSQVETDDLILKPGVVHVIDIDRGEEKKGKDPSGEVLSSV